The Solanum pennellii chromosome 4, SPENNV200 genomic interval CAACAACAACACCTTCCTATCAAGTATACTTATTTCACATCATTAATTTGGAGCACATTCATATgtacttaatattttttcttttgaacttGTTGATGTGGTCGGATGCTTATGTGAAAAGGTGCTAATGAGAGTGTCGGTTTCAAGTTGAAAAAATGCAATATACACATTATTACTAATCTGTAATACATGAATCTCATCTAATTTACACTTATGTTTATTAACCCCAAATAACAAGCATAATAACCGATTTAGTATTGTTTCAACGAAATCTAACATTTTATACACTAATACATTATATTGTATGTTCAGCGCGGACAGGTCTGCCAAagcaaaaataactttttgggAGGAATACGGGGAAGGATTCTACCCCTACTTATTTTATCGAGTCCGAACCGTACATTATTATTGTTACGGCAACAATCGTAAAATAATTCAGAGGTGACTACTATTTGAGATCATATCAGTTTTGTACCCTATTAACATTCCTCATCGTACCATTGAatgttttctattttattataggtgaaattattttttcatcacCGCAACAATCTAAAGACATGTTAATCTTTTAATGTACGACATCACCTTCTTGCTTCAGAAGTTTACAACCACACCTGTTCATATACAAACAATTGAGAGTGCTAATGGAAGAAACATAACAATTGAGGAAGTAATATTTCAAAATCGGATGACTGTTACAGAATTTCTTGATTCGGACAGGAATAACGACATAGAGGTCAATGCCTTATGAACCGTTCATACCttatgaaaattaaaacaaatccACAACCTTCTAATGCAATGTTATGTGATTAATTTTGCCTTCAATTGTGAGCTCAAATCATTGAATTATATAACTTCTTTGATTGGTATTATATGACATGCAACTTATGCAACAAATAAATAGAATCTACAGATGTAATCTACACATGTCACAAGTGCAGGAAAAAGTGTGACTTCCCGTTGGTTAGGTATGAAAATTGTTGAGAAAGTATCAAAGGCTTACTGTTAGACCAATACTAGTAATCTTGACAAATACAGGTATAAAATACACATTAACTTAAAAGACAATGGTGGAAAGATTACCTTAGTCCTTTTTTATGGGGTTGCAGAAAAGTTTCTTGATACTTTTGCTTCTAAGTTAGTTAATACATTGTCCAAAAGTGATACTCATGTACCATCACAAATTGAGAAACTCTGGCGGCAAGGAGTTTGTATTCAAACTAAAATTGATCAACTACAATTTAAAATAGGGGTTGAAAAACTATACCATTGCAAAAGTGTACGTGCCGCATGAAGAATTGAAATAGCAACACCGCCTTACCAAAGAGAATAAGGTGATATCCTATATTCTCATACATTTAACACGTATTTCATTTATGCATACAATATGATCTCCAAATCAATCTGTTGAACATAATCCTGTTTTAACAAGTAGAATGCattaaaaaatacatgaaaCACATAATGAAAGGTATGCGACATTCACACGTGCAGAATGTAGGAGGTTTACACACAGATAAACTAAAAGACTGATGATGAAAGGGAGAGTACTTCCAATTGCAAAATAATAGTTTATGCAAGAAAGTTGAAGAAGCAAAGAAAGCGTATCATAGACAACAACAAAGATAGTGATGAAGAcaccaaaaatttgaaaaagtagaGTCTTATAACCTATTTAATATGaccataatattatttttataatcaaGTAGTGTTTAGATTGGTTGTTAGGATACTATAGATTTATAATTACAATTCATGATGATTTTGTAGCAAATGTTGTACATGTATGTAATCATAGGGTATTATGTTTCCTCAACTATAACTAAAATCCGCATTACTAAATCCGGGtgcattttatatatatttatttcttctctCTATTTTTACAAGTCTACCTTTTAATGAGCAAGTTAATTTGTGATATAaacaatttcttcaattgtATTACATTTCTTGTAACTTATGCTACAAGAAATTTCAATATTCAAAATGGTTCCTACAGATGCTTAAAGTGCATATACAATGTCACTTTTCGTTGGTTAGGTAAGTGAACAATAAAGAATGAAGTGATAGCTTAATTTCTAATGAACACTAATATTTTACGCCCGCCTAGCTTTAACATACAAATTAAGGTCAAGGATACTGCTGATTCGATTACTTTGGTCTATGCCCattttgattttaaagttaATATGCTACCTCCAGTTACTCAAGAGGGTGTTAGTTACTCATTCaactacattttaaaaaaatttaacgtCTAACATATTATAATGATGTATTATATATGTGTCataaaaaatatgcatttttctACGTACAATTGAATGACAATGCCGCTCTGTTGTCAGTAGTTTCTGGATAGTGATAaattatctaaaataattttaatacctTATCAGAGtaatttaaaagaagaaaagggcCCTTACGAATTTGTCTACCAATTAATACATTGAAATATCAAGAATATTTTAGCCTCCTGTTAAAAAAGAAgacttaaaaaatgaaattacttTTTAGTTCCGTTATTCAAGGAATGTTAGGAATTCACAAAGCGAACTTTAACAGTCACAAAGAAGCGTATGTGACtccacataaaaaaatttgatgcgAGCACATACAAAAAAAGTGCGCACTTGAAAAAGGTGAATGTCTTAATTCCTTGTAAATTTATCGAatgaataaaattgataatCGTATGTGACAAGATTAGCTTAgcttaattagttagttagttagttaggcaCTGTTCATTCAAGTAATTAGTTAGTTAGATAGGAATTtacaattttgtatttttccaGAAATTAGTTGAAGTTGTTAGGTCTGTTTGTTCTCtattaatgtgtatatatacacatctaCATTGTATTAATTGAGCTAAGTTTTTCAATTCTCAATATCATCTTCTTCTCCTCTGATTGTTGGTGAGAGGTCaacctccattaatggaggAAGGCAACTGTTTCTAAGCCTACATTACTGGTTTtgtcatggtatcagagcaaggttgCTCACACTAGATCTCTTGATCTATTCGTCAATCAATCCATCGATTTCTCCTTCAATCTATCCATcgatttcttttgtttttttgtttgtttgttgctAATTCATCGTAAATTTgcaaattgaatttttttccttctgcatctacactattttttttgttgatgtaCTCTCTGTTGATCTCACCATTGTTATTCTGGTTTCAATTTGTTATTATTCACAATCATTTTATCCATGGGTGATGCTTCAGCTGACTTGAATACTAATAACTCTTCAAAATGACCAGATTTCGATAGTCCTTTCTATCTGCATCCCTCTGAAAATGCAGGTTCTACTTTGCTTCCTGCTGTTTTTTATGGAACTAGCTACAAGTCATGGAGACGAGCAGTTCTTAGGGCCTTGTCTGTTAAAAATAAACTGGATTCATTAATGGCAAAATTCTGAAACCAAATCCTACGGATCCATCCTTCATGCAGTGCGAAAGATGCGACGATATGGTGACATCTTGGATCTTAAATTCTCTCTCCCCAGAACTGCGAGATAGCTTTTAGTACGTTAATAATGCCAAGGAACTTTGGGAGGAATCAGAGGATCGTTATGACAAGACTAATGGATGCAAATTATATCAACTGCAGAAGGAAATAAATGACTTGGTGCAGGGCACTTTGGATGTTACTGGTTACTATACTAAGATGAATAAACTATGGGAGGAAATGAATACTATTGATGTTAATTCACAGTGTAGTTGTGTGTGTACTTGTGGAGGAAAAGTAAAAATGCATAAGGCTGAACAAGACAAAAGACTCATACATATTCTGATGGGTCTAAATGAGATGTACACTGTTGTACGGGGAACATTCTCATGATGTCTACTTTGCCTACAATGGCACAGGCATTTGCCATTTTATCACAAGAGGAAAGGCAGAGGGAAATGAAGCCCCTAAATCACATGGTTTTGGAGTCTACCTCACTGAATGTTTCTATGTCACCTCGAAACAATGCAGGGTTCAACACTAATTTAAGTTCTCACAGAGGAAGTACAAGTAGAGGTACTGGTAGTTCCAACAACACTAATACTTTTAGGGGAAACTCTAGCACTGGACACAGATCAATATGTCCTGTGAATACTGCAAACGAACTGGGCACACCAAAGACAAGTGCTACAAACTCCATGGTTATCCAACCAACACAAGGACCCCAAGAGGAAGAGGTAAAGGATTTGCAGCAAATGCGCATACTTCTGAAGGTGATGGAAGCCAATGTGAAGAAAATTTTGAGCATGGAAAACAAGTGCCATTGAATCTGTCCAAAAGCCAGTATAAACAACTACTCAACCTACTTGGAACTCTGCAGGTTGGAAATGGAGCTGATTGCTCAAGCAGTATGTCAAGTGGAGCTGCACGCCTAGCAGGTATAATTGCTTGATATTCTTCTATTAATAAGATAGGTGATTTGTCAtgtaaatgtgataaattgacTGTTGGCTCTTGGATCATTGATTCAGGGGCATCTCACTATATGACTTACACAAAAGACAATCTCATAAACCTTAAAACTCTGCCTTATCCTTTCTTAATCACCTTACCCAATGGATACAAAGTTAAAGTGGCTGAAATTGGTGATGTTTGTTTGAATTCAACACTAACTCTGTATAAAGTATTGTTTATACCTAGATTCAAGTTCAACTTAATATCAGTTCATTGCTTAGCTGTTCAACTCAAAGGAATAGTTAGTTTTAACAGTGTGTCTTGCTTACTGCACGGCCCTTCTCTGAAGAGTCCACTGGCACTTGGTAAGGCAAAGAATGATTTGTATTTCTTCTGTCCAAAGTGTCACATTTCACCTATAAATGGTAATGTTGTTTTTCATCAAAAGTGTCAACCAATTTCTCTTCTTAACTACTGTAAAAAGGTTTCAGTTGGAAATGAATGTAAAGATTCACCACCAAGTGTAAGATACTCTCATATAATCAATAAAGAAGCTTGTTCTATTGATCATGTTTCATGTTCAGCTATTAATTTTTCTCTCAGTCAAGACAATGAATTCTTATGGAATGCTAGATTAGGACATGTGCCTTTGGTAAAGATGAAGAACATATCTACCATTCCTTTAAATTTTTCCAACAAACAACCTTTCACTTGTACAATTTTTCCAATGGCCAAACAGACTAGAATGCCATTCCCAGAAAGTATCACTGCAACTAGTTCAATATTTGAGTTGTTACATATTGATTTATGGGGACCATATAATGTACCAACACATGATGGATATCACTACTTCTTAACCATGGTGGATGATTACAGTAGAGCAACTTTGACACAACTTCTTAGGTGTAAAAGTAATGCACTTCATACTATAAAAGCCTTCATATCCCTCATAGAAAACAAGTTTCGTACCAGATTGAAAACTATTAGGTCTGATAATGGCCTGGAATTCTCAAGCACTGAGGcaacttttttctttcaagaaaaaggcataatacatcaAAAATCATGTCCTtacacaccacaacaaaatggggtAGTGGAAAGGAAACACAAGTACCATCTTGAGACAACAAGGGCAATCTTGTTTCAATCAAAAATGCGCATGAGATATTGGGGAGAATGTGTCCTAACTGCCACTTATTTGATCAACAGATTGACTACAAAGCTACTACAAGACAAATCCCCATATGAACTGTTATACCAAAAGAAATCAACCTATTCTTATCTTAGAAATTttggttgtctttgttttccaacTACCTTGAAAACCCATAAAGACAAATTTGAACCAAGAAATATACCTCACATCTTCATTAgatatcctttcaatacaaaAGGGTACAAGGTCTTAAATTTGGCTACCAAAAGAATTCATGTGTCTAGAGATGTTTTTTTCTATGAAACTATTTTTCGTTTTGTTATTGCTCCTGTTGGTTCCAGTTTTAATTCTGTGTTACAATTTCTTGTACATCATTCTGATAAGTTGCCTTGCATGTCTAGTAAAACAAATACTTTTGTTAATGGTGAAATATTGAATTTTCACACACTGGATGAAGTCACTTATGATCAAGTTCCCATGCCTGAAAATGCACCTATCACTGAACTACAACATCTTCTATAATTGAACCTACAACCATCACTGAACCGACAACATCTCCTATCATTGAACCTACAACATCTCCAATTGAACCAAATGTTCCTGTCCTTGATGATGTACCTTTTGCACCTAGAAGAACAACTAGGTCTTTTCACCCTCCAAGCTACTTAAAAGATTACAATTACTCATTACCCAAGTTACATCTTTCTCCACCCATAAATGATGTTTTTGATTCTCAACACTCACTCACATCATTCACAACTCACCCTGATCATGTATGTTTCTCTACACTATGTCCTGATAGTCAGCAGTTAATTCATAATGTTTCACATGATATTGAACCTACATCTTATGAAGAGGCAATTCTTAATCCAGCCTGGCAAGCAGCAATGACACAGGAATTTGATGCATTGTATGCCAATAATACTTGGGAGTTCGTTAAATTGCCCAAAGGAAAGAATGTTATTGGGTGTAAATGGGTGTATAAGATTAAACACAAGGCAGATGGTAGCATAGAAAGGTTCAAAGCTATACTAGTGGTGAAAGGGTACACTCAACAAGCTGGAATAGACTACAATGAAACTTTTTCACCTGTGGTCAAGATGGACCACAGTCAGAACTCTGATTTCCTTGGCAGTTAAGAAGGGTTGGAACTTGTACCAATTGGAGGTAAATAATGCCTTCCTTCATGGTGATTTGAATGAGGAGGTATAAATGACATTACCCCACGCCTGGCAGTGGACAGTAGTGACATggtttgcaaattgaagaagtCATTATATGGTTTAAAACAAGCCAGCAGACAATGGTATGTAAAGCTGGCCAACAGTCTTTGTTCAAAAGGTTACATTCATTCAGACAGTGATTATTCACTGTTTTATAAGAAGAATGGAAACTCTTTAGTGTTTGTGGTTGTATATGTTAATGATATTATCTTGACTAGTACTGATATAAAGGAGATTGATTCTTTGAAAGCTTTCTTACATGAGAAATTCAGAATAAAAGATTTAGGAAGACTGCATTATTTTCTTGGCTTAGAAATATTGTATAGACAGGATGGTGTCCTCATTTCACAGAGAAAGTTCACTCTTGATCTCCTGAAGGAGTTTGATTCTATGCATTATAAGCCTACCACCTCACCATTGGACTCTACTGAGAAACTGAAACTCACAGAAGGCACACTTTTATCAGATCCTACTCACTACAGAAAACTAGTAGGCGAGCTTAATTTTCTTACTAACACAAGGATGGACATAGCATATAGTGTCCAGCACCTTAGTCAAGTCGTGCATTCTCCTAGAGAGCCTCATTTGAAGGCAGCTTATCATGTACTCAGATACCTACAACGTGATCCTACTTTAGGAGTTTTTATCtctaataaattttatctcACTATCAATGCTTTTTGTGACTCAGATTGGGCCTCTTGTTCTGATTCAAGGAAGTCTGTGAGTGCTTATTTGGTTCTCATGGGTTAGCCCTATAAGTTGGAAGTCTAAGAAGCAACCCACAGTGTCACTATCATCAGCAGAAGCAGAATACAGAGCTATGAGACAAGTAGTGGGTATGGCTGGAAAGGTTACTTGGTGAAGTGTTTCTTACCTATACATGTTTTTTGTGATAGCCAAGCAGCAGTGCACATTGCTAAGAACCAAGTGTTTCATGAGAGAACTAAACACATAGAggttgattgtcattttgtcAGGACAAAGTTGTAGCAAGGACTGATTACACTTCAATATATTCCTACAGATTCACAGTTGGCTGATGTTTTCACTAAAGCCTTAACTGGGGTCAAACATACTAGTTTATTGAACAAGTTGTCTGTAAGTAACTCacctccaacttgagggggggGTGACAAGATTACCTTAgcttaattagttagttagttagttaggcaCAGTTCATTCAagtaattagttagttagttagttaggaatTTACAGTTTTGTATTTTCCAGATTTTAGTTGAAGTTGTTAGGTCTGTTAGTTCTCtattaatgtgtatatatacacatctaCACTGTATCGATTGAGCTAAGTTTTTCAATTCTCAATATCATCTTCTTCTCCTCTGATTGTTGGTGAGAGCTCaacctccattaatggaggAAGACAACTATTTCCCAACCTACATTGCTGGTTTTGTCAGTATGCACCATCGCTAGTAGTTGCACTTggtaataaaaaatatgaccaATTCAACCAATCGTTCGATTCATGTGTAACGTTCTACTTGAAattcattacaaaaaaaatgcaTGTATATGTCAATTTTGGTTATTATATTCTTTTGTGTACGCTAAATGCTCCTTAAATTCGACTATATGTTCCATCATATAAACTTGCTTGCATCGCTAGGGTAATATAAAATAGATTGGTCTATAACCCACACATAACAACGATAAACTGAATGAATTTAATTGCTtgcaaaaaatagaaaaaaccaACTTTTCATTTCactgaaataaaataaaaacactgCTACAGAAATGTAGCATAATTGGAAAATATCGAACCATATGGTCCGTTCCATTAACCAACCATATTAATTTCAAGTCAAACAACATGAGTGTTTACTGCCTTAATGGACTATTAAACACCGACACACCGAAAGGGTGTGTCCTTTCGCACACTTAATCCATGCTGCTTCCAATTGGTATAAAATCACTAAAAAATACTTTCTTCAAAGGTCAATTCAAATATTATCCACCAACTTTGCCTTGATGCATGTTTCGTTTCCATTATTGCAATTCTATACATAATTttttccttcattattaaaaaGATGGACAGATACGGGAGAAGAGGAAATAGAGGTCAAATCTCTGTCCATTACTCTGGCAACTACGTCGGctaataataattcaactacAACAACCTGATAAATCAAGAGACACATTGGCCAGAAATCTTACCAACAGAAATTGATAACATAAATTCAACCACATGACATCATCGGAAAGGAGGACAATATGAGGGAGTGGTGTTTACTATGTTGTACACAATATATATGTGAGATCCAAATACAAAGCAATACACTCTGCCTCCATTTACAATAACCACATAGGGGAGTCAAGGTAAAGTTCCACACCATAAACAAATATACTATAAAATGACTGGAAAACACGAGCGATCAACGTGGCCAATCACGCCTATATTACATTCACATGTTCAAAGAGACGAATTAATGCCATACCAAAATAAAGTTACCATTACAAAACATTAAAGTTTAATACCTTTACAACGTGATATTAATAGACAGACTACAATCCATTATACATAttatctaattcaccttttaTAAATAGTAGGTTATCAAACAATCGGGGTTAGCACATACCTGGATATTAGCGGATCATGGGTACAAACATAATAGATTTGATTACAAACACTATTAAGGCAAATTGTGGGTCTACAAATATTCTCACCGACGTTAAGAAACTACAACAACTTCTGCCTCGGTTAGAAAGCCAACACAGGATGTTCTAAAATACGTGAAGAGTCATACATTAACAGCGAACTGCAACTGAAACATAGAGGAATTActaaatattagaaaatttcTGCCCAAGTATGCACGCTTGAAGCAAAAGCTTACATTAGTTTACAGGAAATACAAAGAAACAAGTGTATATGGTTGTACATATTGTTAAAATCATGGAAAAAGAGATGAAGCAGACAAAAAATCAACCATACAATTTCAACAACAAATACATGATACGTTTCAATTCACACATATATTCCGCCACAGAAGGCCCAAACAGTTTAATTATATACTACTTACTGCATATGAATACATTGAAATGTTCATAAAGGACGTTGAGAAATGATGACACACATTCTCATATCTACCAATCCACTGACTACTTACTTACAAGCGACTACTCTGATGATCGATACTTTTAGTAACAATATTGTCAAAATTACTTTTCGGAGGAACAAGTTAACCCGTAGGATTTCGATTATTGAGGAATATGAAGGCGTCTCAATTCAAAGTCTTCCCAAGATAATCAACAAAAGTGATTATTCACCAGCGTACAAGTACATTTCGAATACCTTGAACAGCGCACATAATACATAGACACCTAATTGTGTAGTGGGTAAGAAACTCCACTATTTGTGCATACATAGTTATACTCACTATCAACAATTTTCTATGGCAGGTGAATACAAGAGAACTTGGAATTTAGGCCCTCCATCGTATAACTGTCAATATCGTGGGGTTATTCTATGGTACGTAGAACTGACAAATAAAAGTACAAATACACAAACGAAATTCGCAATATGTTGCATGGAAGATCGTGTCATCTACCATTGATGACTCAATCACTACCCTACCTTCAATATCTCTTAGGCTCTGAATCTGGGAAAATGGGTATAGACTTCAGGAAAAATATCAGGGTGTACAATTTCATGTTCGCAATTACTTTTGTGGGAGGTTGAGTGGACAGATCAATCAATCGTACAAAAGGTCCTTCTGTATTCAGAGTCAGTGGTCAAAATTATCATCATATTGGCTTTTGATTACGATTATCAGAAATTGGGAAGAAGTCACAATTGGcgcaactatatatatatatatatatatatatatagtactgATCATGAAATGCATAATAGGATGAATATTATAATGcatgaagaagttgaaatagACATTGTTCAGGAAATATCTCGAATGCTAGACGAGCATAATATTTTGGTAAAATCATTTTGTATGGCAAGAGATAGtgttagcggaaacgtgaaactaaagaacaaggaagaacaacaatatttaacgtggttcggatcaaaatgatcctacgtccaccaaagaacaactgcaccaatatttatttcactatacaaagaatataagtgaaatactacaagagagagaacacaatgccttagaaggtgagaaggcaagtgaaaggatgatttgaaaatgaattaagagctacctatttataggaataaattcatcctattgatgtcatccatgacatcactatgtgtcaaaattgtcaaggttaagatagcaaaccattttatggtttgcctaactttcacctaccaagatacaatctttgacttgtattttgtactaattatcttcctaccaaatattcatattaattcatcttccatttagtttgattccacaagaaccaaaaccaactctttcaatctCCACCTTGGTTTGTGTTCCAAGCATGCGTATAAACAACTCCGGCCAAAACTTCTAAGCTTACTGGGCAATCCCAttgtaagaaacaagaagaatcaaaccTTTGTTGAACATACCAGCTCCACCTAGCAGTTGTTCTCTTAGAGTTGCATCATACTCCCGCCAAGTCCTTGCAGTGTGCAAACTTGGCAAGCGGGACTATTTTGGTCAACATGTCTGCAGCGTTATCGTCTGTGATAACCTTCTCAACCTTGATAGCTCCCTTTTCTACGACATctcgaataaaatgaaatctgacatcaatgtgtttggtgcgctcatgaaatctttgatttttaatcaaatgaatagcactttgactatcacattttagaattgatttaagCTGAGCTGAACTCAATTCTGCCACCAAACCTTTCAACCAGATAGCTTTTTTCACTGCCTCCGTTGCTGCCATATATTCTGCCTCTGTTGTAGACAAAGCGACAATCGAGTGTAAAGTCGATTTCCAACTAACGGCACTGCCAACGAGAGTAAAGATGTATCCAGTTGTGGACCTCCTTCGATCAAGATCCcctgcatagtcagaatcaacATAACCGAGAATTGAAATACCTTCACTTTTCCGAAAGGTTAGGCCAACATCAGGAGctcctttgagatatctcaatatccacttgacagcttcccaatgccttTTTCCTGGATTTGCCATGTACTTGCTTACTACACTTACAGATTGGGCAATATCTGGACGTGTGCATaccatagcatacataatgCTACCAACTGCACTCGCATAAGGAACCTTTGACATATGCTCCACCTCATCCATAGATTGAGGCATTTGTAACTCTGAAAGCTTGAAATGAGAAGCTAAAGGTGTACTTACAGGCTTGCTCATATCCATATTGAATCTTTCAAGAACTTTTCGGATGTACCTCTTCTGAGAAAGATGTACAACaccattttctcttgaaatttccattccaaggattttctttgcaactcctagatccttcatgtcaaattccttgctcaacagtttcttcaaaatatttatctctgtgatgttgttagcagcaataagcatatcatcaacatacaacaaaagataaatcatagagttaccagacatcttcttgtgatacacacaactatcaaatgcactcctcgaaaatccatgtgtagtcatgaatgcatcaaacctcttgtaccactgtctaggggattgcttcaaaccatacaaagacttcttcagttggcatacatggtcttcttttccttcagcTAGGAAACCTTCAGGCTGATCCATATAGATTGTCTCTTCTAGATCACCATGTAAAAAAGCAGTTTTGACATCAAGCTGTTGAAGCTCTAAATCAAATTGTGCAACCAATGCTAGCAGCACGCGAATTGAGCTATGTTTCACGACTGGAgaaaagatctcattgtagtcaatTCCCTCCTTCTGACTGAAACCCTTTGCAACCAATCTCGCCTTGAACCTAGCAGCTTCCACTTCTGGaataccttctttctttttgtagacCCATTTGCATCCAACTGTCCTCATCCCCTTTGGCCTTTTAACTAAGACCCATGTCTCATTTCTGTGAAGAGACTCCATCTCTTCCATCATGGCCAACTGCCATTGTGCAGCATCTTTGCAAGAAGTTGCTTCAATATACGAAGAGGGCTCGAGATCCTTAATCTCTTCTTCTGCAGCTACGAACGCTTGTGCAATCAGATTTTCTTGCTCTATAAGACGTTCCGGTTTCCGTATCCGCCTTTTGTCCCTTCCCTTCGCAATTGTGTATGGTTCATTGGAAGCAAGTTCTTCTGCATCTTTTGACTCATCACTTTGAGTCTCTTGATCCCGTTTCTTGGTAAGCTCCACCGGTAGCTCCACCTGCTCGTTGTTCTCGTTTCTAGATAACTCCATAGAAACTTTACGAGGATCAAGTATAGAGgattcatcaaaggtaacatcTCTACTAACTACAAATTTGAGTAAAGACAAACACCATAGTTTGTACCCTTTTACTCCATCAACATACCCTACGAATATGGCCTTTTTAGCCCTTGGTTCAAGCTTACCttcattaacatgataataagttgGACACCCAAATATTCGCAAGTATGAATAGTTAGAGGGTTCACCTGACCAGACCTCATTCGGAGTCTTAAAGTCAATCGCTGATGCTGGAGACCGATTGACAATATGAGAAGCAGTATgaactgcttcagcccaaaatacTTTGGACATCTTAGCTTGTAAGAGCATACAACGAGCCTTCTCAAGAAGAGTTCTGTTCATTCTCTCGGCAACTCCATTC includes:
- the LOC107017563 gene encoding uncharacterized protein LOC107017563 — its product is MSCEYCKRTGHTKDKCYKLHGYPTNTRTPRGRGKGFAANAHTSEGDGSQCEENFEHGKQVPLNLSKSQYKQLLNLLGTLQVGNGADCSSSMSSGAARLAGPFSEESTGTW